A section of the Babylonia areolata isolate BAREFJ2019XMU chromosome 1, ASM4173473v1, whole genome shotgun sequence genome encodes:
- the LOC143295903 gene encoding uncharacterized protein LOC143295903: MTNKDMRLRPVLEHRMPTLASKAAFGLSAAEQSALPGRHPEGLRQLQQPAPPRTMRDVRAAVTKELKSLTRKVARLEREYYGERRTVHDELDKYVYPVKMLMKALWLLDLNKFSAVEDMIKQSTNPDRYKDDPKHPAALKEAFAKMQAFLPDRMSVLTESCQGLLDNVVRYCVSFYEADTDCYLETPAHYTEQIAVWKEKAEMSIQSARNLYSKFKTTGITAGMLSPPVAALCSRYDMNKLLFLVLFTDACTHIRSALSVLTTWLDTDENYAAYVKNDLTELEKLKEEKMKDLRETREKCHSMTYAVTKLEGDRARLSRELQNMREKEESLRIDEVSLVNEISEMELEMEFKERRRDNIRKRSAVSEHGEPSAETYETLTSELKTLKERYPAAVRALAQVRLKLSQVDTKLGALDKVYREIQSTRDELKRAEDERSVKEQEFAEIEEASQLARKVLLCKTANDATEKLYYSVPFGTKTVRSKSEVRDPMNRVCKQISARIERDWVALYRNLSFYPQRGAETIEHDLVELREQGARVSMARASCQALERWRRHHTRANVEDLREALKKIKRFDILKVIDKGLKAPPKVRDPFEPQEEVPPPVEPKLVPYYRLIERYDQIRASKSTKS; the protein is encoded by the exons CTCCGACCGGTGCTGGAGCACCGCATGCCCACGCTGGCCAGCAAGGCGGCCTTCGGGCTGAGCGCTGCGGAGCAGTCGGCACTCCCGGGCCGCCACCCCGAGGGTCTGCGTCAGCTGCAGCAGCCCGCCCCGCCACGTACCATGCGTGACGTCAGAGCGGCCGTGACGAAAGAGCTGAAGAGTCTGACGCGCAAGGTGGCCCGGCTGGAGAGGGAGTACTACGGGGAGCGGAGGACGGTGCACGACGAGCTGGACAAGTACGTCTACCCCGTCAAGATGCTGATGAAGGCACTCTGGCTCCTGGACCTCAACAAG TTCTCCGCCGTGGAAGACATGATCAAGCAATCGACCAACCCTGATCGATACAAGGACGACCCCAAGCACCCGGCAGCCCTGAAGGAAGCCTTCGCCAAGATGCAGGCTTTTCTGCCTGACAGGATGTCCGTCTTGACAGAGTCTTGTCAGGGTCTTCTGGACAACGTGGTTAG GTACTGCGTCAGTTTCTACGAGGCTGACACGGACTGTTACCTGGAGACACCTGCCCACTACACGGAGCAGATCGCCGTGTGGAAGGAGAAGGCAGAGATGAGTATTCAGTCGGCCAGGAACCTGTACAGCAAGTTCAAGACTACCGGCATCACAGCCGGCATGCTCAG TCCCCCAGTGGCGGCGCTGTGCTCGCGCTACGACATGAACAAGCTGCTGTTTCTCGTGCTCTTCACGGACGCCTGCACGCACATCCGCAGTGCCCTGTCCGTGCTGACCACCTGGCTGGACACGGACGAGAACTACGCCGCCTACGTCAAGAACGATCTGACCGAGCTGGAGAAACtcaaggaggagaagatgaag GATTTGCGCGAGACACGTGAGAAGTGCCACAGCATGACGTATGCAGTGACCAAGCTGGAGGGTGACCGTGCCAGACTGTCCCGCGAGCTGCAGAAcatgagggagaaggaggagagtctCCGCATCGATGAAGTCTCTCTGGTGAACGAA ATCAGCGAGATGGAGCTGGAGATGGAGTTCAAAGAGAGGCGGCGCGACAACATCCGGAAGCGGTCGGCGGTGTCGGAGCACGGCGAACCCTCGGCAGAGACCTACGAGACCCTGACCAGCGAGCTGAAGACCCTCAAAGAGCGCTACCCGGCCGCCGTCAGGGCTCTGGCCCAGGTCCGCCTCAAGCTCTCCCAGGTGGACACCAAGCTTGGGGCGCTTGACAAG GTGTACCGAGAGATTCAGTCCACCCGCGATGAGCTGAAAAGGGCTGAGGATGAACGGAGTGTCAAGGAACAG GAATTCGCAGAGATAGAGGAAGCCTCCCAGCTAGCAAGGAAGGTGTTGCTATGCAAGACAGCCAACGACGCCACGGAAAAGCTGTACTACAGCGTTCCCTTTGGAACCAAGACTGTCAGATCCAAGAGCGAGGTTAGAG ACCCCATGAACCGGGTGTGCAAGCAGATCAGCGCGCGCATCGAGCGggactgggtggcgctgtaccgCAACCTCAGCTTCTACCCGCAGCGGGGTGCCGAGACCATCGAGCACGACCTGGTGGAGCTGCGCGAGCAGGGTGCGCGCGTCTCCATGGCGCGTGCCTCGTGCCAGGCCCTAGAGCGCTGGAGGCGCCACCACACTCGCGCCAACGTGGAGGACCTGCGGGAGGCCCTCAAGAAGATCAAGCGGTTCGACATCCTGAAGGTCATCGACAAGGGGCTGAAAGCTCCGCCTAAAGTCAGGGACCCTTTCGAGCCTCAGGAGGAGGTGCCCCCGCCCGTAGAGCCCAAGCTGGTCCCGTACTACAGACTGATCGAGAGGTACGACCAGATCCGGGCCAGCAAGAGCACCAAGTCCTGA